In Cicer arietinum cultivar CDC Frontier isolate Library 1 chromosome 1, Cicar.CDCFrontier_v2.0, whole genome shotgun sequence, one DNA window encodes the following:
- the LOC101491798 gene encoding flowering-promoting factor 1-like protein 1, with protein sequence MSGVWVFKNGVVRLVDGADAIGGGRHGSGGRRKVLVHTASNEIITSYAVLDHKLSSLGWERYYDDPDLLQFHKRSTVHLISLPRDFNKFKSMHMYDIVVKNKNNFEVRDMMM encoded by the coding sequence ATGTCCGGGGTTTGGGTATTCAAGAACGGCGTGGTGCGTCTCGTGGACGGCGCGGATGCAATTGGAGGCGGCCGCCACGGGTCCGGTGGAAGGCGCAAGGTATTGGTTCACACCGCAAGCAATGAGATTATAACCTCTTATGCGGTTTTAGACCACAAGCTTAGTTCATTAGGGTGGGAGCGTTACTATGATGACCCTGACCTTCTTCAATTCCATAAACGCTCAACCGTTCACCTTATTTCTCTCCCTAGGGATTTCAACAAGTTCAAGTCCATGCACATGTATGACATCGTTGTCAAGAACAAGAACAACTTTGAAGTTAGGGATATGATGATGTAG